The following proteins are co-located in the Mus pahari chromosome 14, PAHARI_EIJ_v1.1, whole genome shotgun sequence genome:
- the LOC110332159 gene encoding olfactory receptor 10-like: MEYLNTSSEEGFILVGFSDWPHLEPVFFALISIFYTLTLFGNTVIIILSRLDLRLHTPMYYFLCHLSFLDLCYTASTVPQLLVNLSGLDRTISFGRCVAQLFIMLSLGGIECVLLVTMAIDRYAAVCRPLHXTTIMHPVLCRXLVVFSWVGGLVNSLIQTSLVMAMPLCGHQLNHFFCELPVLLKMACEDTGGTEVNLFVARVIILVCPLLLILGSYAHIARAVLNIRSMAGRRKAFGTCASHLIVVAMFYGSGIYTYLQPVHSYSDSEGKFVALFYTIITPMLNPLIYTLRNKDVKGALWKVLGRGTDTK, from the coding sequence ATGGAATATTTGAACACCagttcagaagagggcttcaTTTTAGTGGGCTTCTCAGACTGGCCTCACCTAGAACCAGTCTTTTTTGctctcatttctattttctacACTCTGACTCTCTTTGGCAACACCGTGATCATCATTCTGTCTCGACTGGACCTCCgcctgcacacacccatgtactacttcctctgccacctctccttcctggacCTCTGCTACACTGCCAGCACTGTGCCCCAGCTTCTGGTCAACCTCTCTGGACTTGACAGGACCATCAGCTTTGGAAGGTGTGTGGCCCAGCTCTTCATAATGCTCTCACTGGGAGGCATTGAGTGTGTGCTTTTGGTGACAATGGCTATAGATCGCTATGCTGCTGTGTGTCGCCCACTCCACTANACAACCATTATGCACCCTGTTCTCTGCAGANCATTGGTTGTATTCTCCTGGGTGGGAGGCCTTGTGAACTCTCTGATCCAGACAAGCCTTGTGATGGCCATGCCTCTCTGTGGACACCAACTGAATCACTTCTTCTGTGAGCTACCTGTTCTCCTGAAGATGGCCTGTGAGGATACAGGGGGAACAGAGGTCAATTTGTTTGTGGCCCGGGTCATAATCTTAGTGTGCCCTTTACTGCTAATTCTAGGCTCCTATGCTCACATTGCCAGGGCAGTGCTGAACATCAGGTCAATGGCTGGTCGCAGAAAGGCTTTTGGGACGTGTGCATCTCACCTCATTGTGGTTGCCATGTTTTATGGCTCAGGTATATACACATACCTCCAACCTGTCCACAGCTATTCTGATAGTGAGGGAAAGTTTGTTGCCCTTTTTTATACTATCATCACCCCCATGCTCAACCCTCTGATCTATACACTGAGGAACAAGGATGTGAAGGGGGCTCTGTGGAAGGTGCTAGGCAGAGGCACAGACACCAAGTAG